The following are encoded in a window of Mycolicibacterium tusciae JS617 genomic DNA:
- a CDS encoding FAD-dependent oxidoreductase, with protein sequence MSDPRAQIHPAPPGAVDASALPEQPRVVVVGAGIAGLAAATGLAERGVAVELIERQPYLGGRVGGWTERLSDGAEVAMNRGFHAFFRQYYNLRNLLRRIDPALAMLTPVEDYPLIDAQGRTDTFRGVPLTPPFNAMVFALRSPTFRLRDLVRLDARAAAPLAAVSIPDIYDRLDHRDADSFLRDINFPPAARHLAFEVFSRSFFAEPRDLSAAELATMFHIYFLGSREGLTFDVTNANFDVALWNPLGAYLESLGVRVHTETSVNYVRAGRGWSVGIGDSTELRADGVVLAVDIAGLQRIVENSPGVGDDDWRKSVAKLGTAPPFIVHRLWLDKRVDPDRAPFVGTGGRPPLDNVSVLERYEREAADWSRANGGSVVELHSYAVKAADETLRERLLNRLYELYPETRGAQVLAEKVLCHNDCPRFAPGDFADRPGVGTPDDGLVLAGDGIRIDLPVALMERAATTGWSAANRLLEGFGIRGHTLKTVPNRGRMALLSRVAAREGRSTR encoded by the coding sequence ATGAGCGATCCCCGCGCCCAGATTCATCCCGCGCCACCCGGTGCGGTTGACGCGTCTGCGCTGCCCGAACAGCCCCGGGTCGTCGTGGTCGGAGCCGGCATCGCCGGCCTCGCCGCCGCTACCGGACTGGCCGAACGCGGAGTTGCGGTCGAACTCATCGAGCGTCAGCCCTACCTCGGCGGCCGGGTCGGCGGATGGACCGAGCGGCTTTCCGACGGCGCCGAGGTCGCGATGAATCGCGGCTTCCACGCGTTCTTCCGTCAGTACTACAACCTGCGGAACCTGCTGCGCCGCATCGATCCCGCGCTGGCGATGCTCACACCGGTAGAGGACTATCCGCTGATCGATGCGCAGGGACGCACCGATACTTTCCGGGGTGTGCCGTTGACGCCGCCATTCAACGCGATGGTGTTCGCCCTGCGCAGTCCCACGTTCCGGCTGCGCGATCTGGTACGGCTCGACGCCCGCGCCGCCGCTCCGCTGGCCGCGGTTTCAATTCCGGACATCTATGACCGTCTGGACCACCGCGACGCTGACTCCTTCCTGCGCGATATCAACTTTCCCCCAGCGGCGCGGCATCTGGCGTTCGAGGTTTTCTCGCGTAGCTTCTTCGCCGAGCCGAGGGACCTGTCGGCGGCGGAGTTGGCGACAATGTTCCACATCTACTTTCTCGGTTCCCGTGAGGGGCTGACCTTTGACGTGACGAACGCCAACTTCGATGTCGCGCTCTGGAACCCGTTGGGCGCCTACCTCGAGTCGCTGGGTGTTCGCGTTCACACGGAGACGTCGGTGAACTACGTGCGTGCAGGGCGAGGTTGGTCGGTGGGTATCGGTGACAGCACCGAACTGCGCGCTGACGGCGTGGTTCTGGCCGTCGACATCGCGGGCTTGCAACGCATCGTCGAGAACTCGCCTGGTGTCGGGGACGACGACTGGCGCAAGAGCGTGGCGAAGCTCGGCACAGCGCCGCCGTTCATCGTGCACCGGCTGTGGCTCGACAAAAGAGTGGATCCGGACAGAGCACCGTTCGTTGGAACAGGTGGCCGCCCGCCGTTGGACAACGTCAGCGTGCTGGAGCGATACGAACGCGAGGCGGCGGACTGGTCGCGCGCCAACGGAGGCTCGGTGGTCGAGCTGCATTCATATGCGGTCAAGGCGGCCGACGAAACTCTGCGAGAGCGGCTTCTGAACCGCCTTTACGAGCTGTATCCCGAAACCCGCGGTGCCCAGGTCCTCGCGGAGAAGGTGTTGTGCCACAACGACTGTCCGCGGTTCGCGCCCGGGGACTTCGCCGACAGACCGGGGGTAGGGACACCGGATGACGGGCTGGTGCTGGCGGGCGACGGCATCCGTATTGATCTGCCGGTGGCACTGATGGAGCGCGCCGCGACGACAGGATGGTCGGCGGCGAACCGATTGCTCGAGGGCTTCGGAATTCGAGGTCACACGCTGAAGACCGTTCCGAACCGTGGCCGGATGGCGCTATTGAGCCGGGTCGCCGCGCGTGAAGGGCGCAGCACACGATGA
- a CDS encoding class I SAM-dependent methyltransferase, translating to MNLSSNEIPAAFDVGAPAYDKLVDANPGYHMHLRLSAQRMQIPNGGKGLRLLDAGCGTGASTAALLTAAPQAEIVAVDASGGMLAQARAKSWPSSVSFVQSRIEDLADVGVSAPFDGILAAYLVRNVDDKDGQLRRFRELLRPGGTLAVHEYSVRDSKLAMAVWNTVCAAVIIPSGRLRTGDASLYTYLRRSVNRFDGVRAFCNRMQSNGFEDVRSETMPGWQRNIVHTFLGRSPR from the coding sequence GTGAATCTTTCCTCAAATGAGATCCCCGCGGCGTTCGACGTCGGGGCGCCTGCCTACGACAAGCTCGTCGACGCCAATCCCGGCTATCATATGCATCTGCGGTTATCGGCGCAGCGCATGCAGATTCCCAACGGGGGCAAGGGTTTGCGCCTCCTGGACGCTGGCTGCGGAACCGGCGCATCGACCGCAGCGCTGCTGACTGCCGCGCCCCAGGCCGAGATCGTCGCGGTCGACGCGTCGGGCGGAATGCTGGCACAGGCCAGGGCGAAATCGTGGCCGTCATCCGTCAGTTTTGTGCAGAGCCGGATTGAGGACCTCGCCGACGTCGGTGTCAGCGCACCCTTCGACGGTATCTTGGCGGCCTACCTGGTCCGCAACGTCGACGATAAAGACGGGCAGCTGCGCAGGTTTCGCGAACTGCTGCGACCGGGGGGAACGCTTGCTGTGCACGAATACTCGGTGCGCGACTCCAAGCTCGCCATGGCGGTGTGGAACACCGTGTGTGCCGCGGTCATCATCCCCAGCGGCCGGCTGCGCACCGGTGACGCGTCGCTTTACACCTACCTCCGACGAAGTGTGAACAGGTTCGACGGTGTGCGAGCCTTCTGCAACAGGATGCAGAGCAACGGCTTCGAAGATGTTCGCAGCGAGACAATGCCAGGTTGGCAACGCAACATCGTGCACACCTTTCTAGGACGGTCCCCGCGATGA
- a CDS encoding lycopene cyclase domain-containing protein: MNGIGYTVPAVVAVIVVIALELAVLRTGLFRRAAYWISMVIVLGFQIPVDGWLTKLSAPIVIYNERHTSGVRFPFDIPVEDFLFGWAMVTAVLLLWERRRLRDRMKETP, translated from the coding sequence TGTAGCGGTGATCGTCGTGATCGCGCTGGAATTAGCGGTACTGCGAACCGGGTTGTTTCGCCGTGCGGCGTACTGGATCTCGATGGTTATCGTTCTCGGCTTCCAGATTCCCGTCGACGGCTGGCTCACCAAGCTCAGTGCGCCGATCGTCATTTACAACGAGCGTCACACCAGCGGAGTGCGGTTTCCGTTCGACATCCCGGTGGAGGACTTTCTGTTCGGCTGGGCGATGGTCACCGCGGTGCTCTTGCTATGGGAGCGTCGAAGACTCCGTGACAGGATGAAGGAGACACCGTGA